One window from the genome of Candidatus Aminicenantes bacterium encodes:
- a CDS encoding glycosyltransferase family 2 protein, producing the protein MKLSVVIPVYNEKSTISGVIEKVRQVPIEKEIIVVDDGSTDGTSDVLTRHDDDPIITIHKSMVNFGKGAAVRIGFKYATGDMVIIQDADFELDPQEYPQLMAPIEKGEADVVYGSRFKKLEQKVAFLNLLANKFLVFLTNVLYGSKLTDMETAYKVFRIDVVKKIKLKSMGFEFEPEVTAKILRAGYRIVEVPITYHPRTVEEGKKIGWRDGVKAIWNLFKYRFSS; encoded by the coding sequence ATGAAACTCTCGGTTGTAATCCCGGTTTATAACGAGAAATCGACGATTTCAGGCGTCATCGAGAAGGTGCGTCAAGTCCCGATTGAAAAAGAGATCATTGTTGTGGATGACGGCTCAACAGACGGTACCTCCGATGTCCTTACCCGGCATGATGATGATCCCATTATCACCATACACAAATCCATGGTCAATTTCGGCAAAGGTGCGGCGGTTCGAATCGGTTTCAAGTATGCCACCGGTGACATGGTGATCATTCAGGATGCGGATTTCGAGCTGGATCCGCAGGAATATCCCCAGCTCATGGCACCCATAGAAAAGGGGGAAGCCGATGTGGTTTATGGAAGCCGGTTCAAGAAACTTGAACAGAAAGTGGCTTTTCTCAATCTGCTGGCGAATAAATTTCTGGTTTTTTTAACCAATGTGTTGTACGGCTCAAAACTGACCGATATGGAGACCGCTTACAAAGTATTCCGTATCGATGTGGTTAAAAAAATTAAATTAAAATCAATGGGATTTGAATTCGAGCCCGAGGTGACGGCCAAAATCCTTCGGGCTGGATACCGGATTGTTGAAGTGCCGATCACATATCACCCGCGCACGGTTGAGGAAGGCAAGAAAATCGGTTGGCGCGACGGCGTGAAAGCGATCTGGAACCTGTTCAAGTATCGTTTTTCCTCTTAA
- a CDS encoding NAD-dependent epimerase/dehydratase family protein gives MSDHKRILVTGGAGFIGSHLCGRLIHAGNRVTVIDNLSTGRLENIRELMEHPRFQFFRNDIMNEGLMDHLVRECDEIYHLAAIVGVKNIVDDPVRTLRTIIVGTDIVLQLAHRHDKKKVLLTSTSEVYGKSPNTPFSEEDDRVLGPTTRSRWSYSSAKAVDEYMGLAYHKTQGLPVIIGRLFNTVGPKQTGQYGMVLPRFVRQALAGEPITVYGDGSQTRTLCYVDDVIDAITALMQHRESPGGIFNIGTEEEITIMNLAERVKSILKSSSEIVVIPYEKAYEEGFEDMMRRAPDIAKIRRTIGWTPKYRLDEIIRKVAEWAASVSGE, from the coding sequence ATGAGCGATCACAAGAGAATCTTAGTTACCGGAGGGGCGGGTTTTATCGGCAGCCATCTCTGCGGCAGGTTGATTCATGCCGGCAACCGCGTCACGGTTATCGACAACCTGTCAACCGGACGATTGGAGAATATCCGGGAACTCATGGAGCATCCTCGGTTCCAATTCTTCAGAAACGACATTATGAACGAGGGTTTGATGGACCATCTCGTGCGCGAATGCGACGAGATTTACCATCTGGCCGCCATAGTCGGTGTCAAGAACATCGTGGATGATCCGGTCAGAACATTGAGAACCATTATTGTGGGAACGGATATCGTGCTGCAACTCGCGCACCGTCACGACAAAAAGAAAGTATTACTGACCAGTACTTCCGAAGTGTATGGGAAAAGTCCCAATACCCCGTTTTCCGAAGAAGATGACCGGGTACTGGGGCCCACCACGCGTTCCCGCTGGAGTTACAGTTCCGCCAAGGCGGTCGATGAGTACATGGGGCTGGCCTACCACAAAACCCAGGGACTTCCGGTGATTATTGGCCGGTTGTTTAATACGGTGGGGCCCAAGCAGACCGGCCAGTATGGAATGGTGCTTCCGCGGTTTGTGCGCCAGGCTCTCGCCGGCGAGCCGATTACCGTATACGGGGACGGAAGCCAGACGCGCACCTTGTGTTACGTGGATGACGTAATCGACGCGATTACGGCGCTCATGCAGCATCGCGAATCGCCGGGCGGAATTTTCAATATCGGCACCGAGGAAGAAATCACCATAATGAACCTGGCCGAAAGGGTCAAGTCCATTCTGAAATCCTCTTCTGAAATCGTGGTGATTCCCTATGAAAAGGCGTATGAAGAAGGTTTTGAAGACATGATGCGGCGCGCCCCGGATATAGCCAAGATTCGCCGAACCATTGGCTGGACGCCGAAATACCGGCTTGATGAAATTATCCGCAAAGTGGCGGAGTGGGCGGCATCGGTTAGTGGAGAATAA
- a CDS encoding cytoplasmic protein, which translates to MKRIAIFAFSGDMTAFAHALLNSVELLDRGFDARLIIEGGATALLTRLEKNESNWGGLFRRALEAGVIFGVCRACAAKTGGLASAERIGLPVLDEMSGHPSFATQLEEGYEIIAI; encoded by the coding sequence ATGAAACGCATAGCGATTTTCGCGTTCAGCGGAGATATGACCGCTTTCGCCCATGCCCTGCTCAATTCCGTAGAATTGCTGGACCGGGGATTTGACGCGCGCCTGATCATCGAGGGCGGCGCCACCGCTTTGTTGACCAGATTGGAAAAAAACGAATCGAATTGGGGAGGGCTGTTCCGCCGTGCGCTTGAAGCCGGGGTGATTTTCGGAGTTTGCCGCGCCTGCGCGGCCAAAACAGGTGGCCTGGCCTCCGCGGAACGGATCGGTTTGCCCGTCCTGGATGAAATGTCAGGCCATCCATCTTTCGCCACCCAGTTAGAGGAAGGTTACGAAATTATCGCGATCTGA
- a CDS encoding class I SAM-dependent methyltransferase, with the protein MEPWQIRLYRHSLMKKDKVRLVSRLVGFSNQKIFDLGCSNGAVSHFLKQRGGEWVHGDLDMENLLSARPVLGNMLFQMGESLLPIDTESIDLAMALDILEHLHHDEEMVKEIFRVLRPGGEVVVSTPISGKIFLINRLKRLAGMKPEIYGHVREGYSLKDLSILLETNGFTVTRATTYAKFFTELCEFLLNVAFTRLNRVKRSRLHSGAISPSSATDLDSHSGLYRLYTRFVYPLVRLITRLDLLLPFKTGYATLVIARKPQR; encoded by the coding sequence ATGGAGCCCTGGCAGATACGCCTGTACCGCCACAGCCTGATGAAAAAAGATAAGGTCCGCCTGGTTTCGCGGCTGGTGGGTTTTTCAAATCAAAAAATTTTCGATCTTGGCTGCTCGAATGGGGCGGTCTCCCATTTCCTGAAACAACGTGGCGGCGAATGGGTTCATGGCGACCTGGACATGGAGAACCTGCTCAGCGCCCGGCCCGTTCTGGGCAACATGCTTTTCCAGATGGGCGAGTCGTTGCTGCCCATCGACACAGAAAGCATTGACTTGGCCATGGCTCTCGACATTCTGGAGCACTTGCACCACGACGAGGAGATGGTGAAAGAGATTTTCCGTGTTTTGCGCCCCGGGGGCGAAGTGGTGGTTTCCACCCCTATCAGCGGAAAAATTTTTCTCATCAACCGCCTGAAACGCCTGGCCGGAATGAAACCCGAAATCTACGGCCATGTGCGGGAGGGCTATTCGCTGAAGGATCTTTCGATTCTTCTGGAAACAAACGGATTCACCGTAACCCGCGCTACAACCTACGCCAAATTCTTTACCGAATTATGCGAGTTCCTGCTCAACGTGGCATTCACCCGCCTGAACCGGGTCAAACGCAGCCGCCTGCATTCGGGCGCCATCTCTCCATCATCCGCCACAGACCTGGACAGCCATAGCGGCCTCTACCGCTTGTACACCCGTTTTGTTTACCCCCTGGTGCGCCTGATCACGCGCCTGGACCTGCTGTTGCCCTTTAAAACCGGCTACGCCACTCTGGTGATCGCACGCAAACCCCAAAGATAA